The genomic window GAACCACTGAAGAAATCATCTCTCACAGAATGTTAAATTTAGCCTGTTTAGGTTCAGATTAACGACGACAGACGTCtatggggtgagagagagagatcgttTTTAAATCCGCAACAAGTTCCTTATCAAATTTCTTCTTGGTAGAGAATTGGTGCCAGACGGGGAAACTCCGTAGAGGAGCGAGATCTTAACTGTGAAAAGATATTTCTAAACCAATTAATTGTTTAATAACATGAATAAACAActattgaaatgtttttttttcgcAGCCCGAGTCCCGCTCGTGTCAGTGCTCAACTCTCACGCGAATGCCTCGGATACCTTCTGTTTTAAACAAACTCGCTGAGACAAGGTCACTATGTAGAGATTGTTTATCGTGAAAGACATCCAGAATGaagtcatttcatttcatctgtTGTTTTATATGAAAATTGTATTACACTACTCACAGAATATGTCCTGGTATGAGGTGACTGTATCGGGGCTTAGTTTACTTTGAGAAACAAGCTTTTCTCGTTATTCATGGTTATATTGTAAACACAAACGCTCCCTTCATTTACAGTAGATAAGAACGTTTTGAATTGAGGACACGTCGCCTGTGGTTATATATTTGACCCTATTCCGGTGTATTACTGTTATTACACATGAAGTTATTCGTCTCTGACTCATAACACTGAATCACTACTAGTGTAACCACTACGCGACTGTTTGCAGCACatattcattgatttttttttttttttttttccagaaaacgCTTGGAGTATCTGGGGGCACAGTGGCCTCCAcctccatcctgtgtgtgtggagttttcatGGATGGAcaggtgaatggatggatggatgaatggatagatggacaaaaggatggatggatgtatggatggatggacgaatggatggagggatgtacGGATATGCATATGGATGgacgaatggatggatggagggatggatggacgaatggATGAAAGGATGCATGGATATACATATGGATGGACGAACGGATGGACAGATGgttggacagatggacggacggacggacggatggatggctggatggatggacggctggatggatggatggctagatGGATGGACGAATGGATGAAAGGATGCATGGATATACATATGGATGGACGAATGGCTGGAcaggtgaatggatgaatggatggatggatggatgaatggatggatggatggacgaaaggatggatggatggatggacgaatggATGAAAGGATGCATGGATATACATATGGATGGACGAATGGCTGGAcaggtgaatggatgaatggatggatggatggatggatggatggatgaatggatggatggacgaaaggatggatggatgaatggatggatggacgaatggATGAAAGGATGCATGGATATGCATATGAATGGAcgaatggagggatggatggctggatggacggacggacggacggatggatggacggacggacggatggacggctggatggatggacgaatggATGAAAGGATGCATGGATATACATATGGATGGACGAATGGATGGAcaggtgaatggatgaatggatggatggatggatggatggatggatgaatggatggatggacgaaaggatggatggatgaatggatggatggacgaatggATGAAAGGATGCATGGATATGCATATGAATGGAcgaatggagggatggatggctggatggacggacggacggacggatggatggacggacggacggatggacggctggatggatggacgaatggATGAAAGGATGCATGGACATACATATGGATGGAcgaatggatggacagatggacagatggttggacagatggacagatggttGGACAGATGGACTGACGGAAAGACGGACGGATGGCTGGACGGATGGACGgctggatggacggacggatggacagatggatggatgggtttgcGGTATCTGAAGTGAGCCAGTCAAAGCATATTACCGAGACGTTGATGGAAACATTTCAGAAACTTGatacatttacaataactacaCCAGCTACACGGTGACCCCATGGGTTAATAATCCGAAATGACATTCATCCGGAGTTAAGCTTAAGATAAGACGTAACGGAAAAGGGCATTTCCTTATAGCTTTAAGAGACGACATAGTTATTCATGTAGACCACGAGACTATGGCAGAAAGTTGAAAGTAAGAAAGATCAGAAGAGCAATATAGACTTTTTCAAAggttctgttaaaaaaaatgttttgaagtggtctttggggggggggggggggttttacATCGTAAGCTTGCCAAGTGTCCATGTGATCTGCTGCCAGGAACGGTCAGAAGCCCAACGGACAAATTTCAGAGTTGGGACTCGCATCGCTTGTTAAagttttgttaaaaatgttattgGACCACATGCTGAGGTACTTGAAACACTGAAAAGGTTGCAGCTGGCtgatttgtttgtctttctgtggCGTCAGAGAACGCTCACAAAGCTACTTACGGGTTTATATTTGCAACGGTGCATCCATCTCATCGTCCAAGACTACTAATTAACAGATATGCTCAATAACGTAGAGAAACGTGTAAcagctgatactgatactgataagCGTCGGCGCTAAAGCCGTACCTTGAAGTTTTCCGACATGTTCGGGACAAACACGCTCACGCTTTATGGTTTTTCAGTAAATCATTATCTAGGTCAGGGAGCTACATGTCGGTACAAATGCTGGCTTCGGTGTGCGTTATAACAAGCGTAACGGCACTCATTTCCTTTAACGTTATATCCAGTTTTTACTACCGAACAACACTGCCAGTCAAATTTTGATAACATATCTGAACAGTATTCATTAATTAGCGACCTAGCTATGAAAAGTCGTACATTttgaattatatacagtatagtagtaaTCCAAGTGATGCGTTGTTACTGAGACTGGCATATTGTCGCATCATAATGCTTATTGTAGTTATCGTGGCGGTGGATCTGGAACTGTTCCGAGAAGTGGGTGTGAAGTggaaatactgtacacacacacacacacacacacacacacacattcaagaaATTTGATGTGGCCAATCCGTCTAATGCCATGACTTGCAGGGAAACTGATAACATTTGGAGAATACGCACGCAGAAAAGAATGTTAatgacagtaacctgagctctgGATCCATCCGTGCACCCTGGGTCTGCGCGGTGGGGACGCTACGCTCTACGTCACCACGCCTCCCAAATCACAGCTTGTGTAATCAAATTTTGTGTTTAGACACGTTAATCAGCACGAACATGAGCGTTTACTCTGCCTCCTCCAGTGTAAGTTTCTTCAATCCAGGCTGTAAAACAGCTCGGTTAATACTGACAGAACGCTATCAATCCTTATCTGTCTGATGAGGATAATTGAAGACCACGCCCGTCGTTCTTTATCAACTGTTCTTTGTCCTGTGTGAAAGCTGAagagcaaaataaatatttttctttaaaaaaaaacaaaaaaaaacaaacaactttacAGTAAGGTCTTATCATGGAAGCAATTAGAGCTTCGACTCTCtgtttagtttgtgtatttacatCAACAGGTGGGTGGTCTTCCTCAAGTCTTTACCTCAAAACCTTCCAAATACCGGCGGAGAACTTTAACCGCTGAGCTTCGAGTCCTAACTGAGATCATTTAACCCTTTCCTGCATAGTGGCCACACTCAGGAGAAGTCGGTTATGTTTTTAGGAAATCTTAAGATGAGACTCACGTCCAAACCACTTCAAACCACTCTATACTCTGTTATAGAGTATATCTTTCCCAACCTTCGATACAAAATCTTCcattaggtttttattttttaattttaaaatatatatatatatatatatatatatatatatatatatatatatatatatatataattattactcaagttagattttaaaaaatccctcaACTCAGCTGTCTAAACCGTCAAGATTAAGTTATATTTTGTAGTCTATATCATTCTGGACTTcagaatttaatattttaccTGAACCCGAacgttattttttatttatttataatcccactggaagatttttaatttttttttcaattccacGTATAACGTTTTAtccttgtttggtttttttccccctctacaCATGAAACCATTGACATCTGAATGCGAGTGAAATTAATATCACGTGCAATTTTACCTTATAAAAAGGTAACGTAAGTACCTACGTGTATAAATACCTGACGTGTGCGCCTGTTCCGTGTTCATCCCTCAGTGTGTAAGTGTAAGGTTGATGTTAATTAGATGTTAAGGTTAAATGTTAATTAGCTAAATTTATTgcttcttatttattattacatcgTTAGCCAACACATTTTTGTTCCATTTCTGGCCAACCAATACATGGGACTGGGCCGCACACGTGAGCCTCGACTTGCCCGGTGGGTTTGCTAACggatttatgatttgtccaccacGGACAAGATTCGCATTTGTTACGGGATGAAATCAGAGTCAGCTGAACCTGAACAGGAATTTTTCACTCCttgaattttgtattttttaaaatatttatttatttatttttttacctgaaATTACGACACCTTGATTGTTTATTTGATATgaattttttatggatttttcaAGGCCTGAATTTCTGCTATGAATTCGGAATCGATGTCGCGTCATTTTACGCTGAACAGATTCACAGAGAAAATGTTCAACCACATCActtacacgtttttttttgtttttttttttttaaatttgtttcgttttttgtttttgggacCTTTAGGTCGGAGAAAGTACCAATCAAATGCGATTTATTAATGGGATTATTTCTAATcctattcttaaaaaaaaaacaaaaaaaaacctcatctcACGCAACGCACGCTTAAGTTTCCGTCGTCACGTCTGAGGTCACGTCCGAAAATACCTGCGTGTTAATCCTCTAAAGGACTATTCTGACGATTAAATATAGACATGTCACAACACATTTAGCTGGATTATTAGATTATAACGTGTTCTAGTACTCGGGGCACGTCAAGTGGAATTTTTTTCGGTTTTTTTTACCTGACAGcaaaacatttgtaaaaaaaaaaaaataaataaaataaaaaaatgatctcAATGTCTGTGTGAAAGCGCAGTGACAAGCATGAACAGACAAAATATGCAGAGCATGCTTCACACGTGTCCAACCAGGCAGGTAATGAAGCGATTTACGCAGAACTGATGATTCACACGACTAGTTttgtcagggggaaaaaaaaatagcatatttgctttttttttatttaaaagaaagcaTACAACCTTTTCTGCTTACTGTAATTGTCCACTTCGATCAAATAAAAGTATACacagcgatgatgatgatgatgataataataataataataataataataataaaatacagaataataaatgtttgtgtttttaaacagtattgcAAATTTCTCTCAGgacagtaaaacaaaacaacaacaacaacaaaataaaataaaaaattaagaaaaacatTCGATCGTATTCAGACATATGTACTGGTAagatgagatatatatatatatataaaaacagtgGGAGAACTATAGAAATGGAACTtgcataaatatacaataaCGCAAAgagatatatatttaaaaaaaaaaaaggtttgtaaaGCTTTATTATATAAAGATCTTATATCGTATACTCTGGATTATATATTATGGATATATATAGTACTTATTCCACTTATCACATATTTTACAGAGAGTAAATTTTTCACATGACCGCAGGAGGCGGGATCGAATGTAGCAAAAGATgcagaatgtttattttaacgaaaaaaaaaaacgttttttatGGCgaggaaatgtttatattaGCAGGCGGTCGAACGGCGTACCGATCAGCTTTCTGATGTTTATTCATAAATACGTGGACGATGTTTTGATTTGAGCATATCTGTCACTAGCGTGGAAAATGGCGTCGAACGTTTACCGTGAATAATGTTGGCGATAcgcaagggggaaaaaaaagatctcttTCGGTTTGTTTTTGTGCAGAAAACTAGTCGAATCGGCGAAGTTGTTTGACGTGGTCTTCCGCGGCGATGTTTGTCGGtgaacgagaccttttagcggTACTCGTGTTCGGATGCGCGTCGCGATCACGCCACAGGACGCGTCTCGGCCGGAAACCGCGGAAAATCCGCCGCAGTTCTGatacaaaccccccccccccccgcaggATTCTCTGAATATCACGGAGTCTGCTTGACGTTGCGTTCATCTCTACAACCCTGGAGCGACTGAAATACAAAATGCGACgtttcaaattaaataaaaaaataaaagagattgAAATCGTCCCTGATTTGGTTCTTTTGACTCGCAGTGGGTACGTCACGTTGAAAAAAAGACGTCTCGTTCACCAAGTCACGATTACGTCGTCGCCTCACGTCAgcttaaaacttttttttttttttttttttttttttttactagaatACAATACTAAATATTTTTCGGTGAGTAAATACCAGCAGGAAGTCGAACGCTTTTCCGATCAGCTTTTCAGTGTGTCGGTGCTAACCGTATTTGAATTCGAAAGCTAGCGACTAAACTAGCATCTAACGGCTAGCTAGCCGTCTAGTGAAACACATGGTGACATCGATCGTATGATTGCGACAGAAATTCTACactgaactgattttttttttcttcattcctcTGGACGTATTTTTGACGGTGAACAGGCTGCAGCTCCAGGTCCTAGCCGTACACCGCTTCCTGCGTTAACGCCGCTTCTACGCCATCCCATCGAGCGGTTTGTCACAACATAAACATAGCTTTATTGTGAAAGTCGGATTAATGTGTTGATTAATATCCCTTTAATATATGTCCTGGAGCTTAAATGGCACTTGTTTAGTTTAGCACCATGAACCGTTTAGTTTTTATAATGTTAGTGTTGCTCTATAGAACAATATTTAATGCTGGAACTTATTATACCTTAGCTCAGGTTACTGGTCGTGTACCTTCAGTGTATCTTCTGGGGTATCATGCCtaccataaatatatatatatatatatatatatatatatatatatattttttttttttttcaacccaCAATATTAGGcatgataaaatattacaaaataattcACTTGGCTGGAACAATAACAGCACCTGCTATTGGCCGAGAACAGAAAAAGGTCAAGAAAGTACAGTACAGTTTGTTCCCCCCCGTCTAATCAGACTCTGCAACGTTGGAGTTGTTAGTTAGCTTTGATTCGTTTGGTGctgtggtcaccaaccctgttcctggagatctaccttcccgAAGTCCTCGCTCGACTACAACAGGTGCGTTCTCTTTTGGTTGTGGAGGTGAAACCCGCAGGAAGGtcgatctcaaggaagaggacCACTGGtttagtgtatatgtgtggtgtgtgttcgATCTTCTTGATCTTCTTGCTAAAGAGTTCATTAAAAGTCCTATAATCTAGAAAGCAACTGGACTGTGAGAAGGTTTTTCGTCGACGGTTGTCCAGCACTGTCAATGAGACTGGCGTTTTCGCTCCGCACCTTGACTCTGTCGCCCTCGTTGAAAACATGGATGACTTCGGAGAACATGGATTTATACCAGGTGCTGGTCTTGTAAACGGTTTCGTAGACGGACAGAATGGTCACGGGCTTGCTGTTACCGATGGGATAGTTATTGATGAAGTGAGTCAGCACAGACTGCCCTTCCTGAGGGTCTTGTTCCCAGTACGTTATCAGCAGGCTGAGTCTGTACTTGCCATCTTGAGGTATGAGCAGAGACTCGCCGGAGTCCGTCAAAGAGAAGTCGTCCAAGCACCTATGATAACTCTTCCACGTCAGGTTGGCGCTAACTGAGTAAAAGTTCTTTTCAACTGTAGAAAGAAGAAACGGAGAATATTTGAGCGTACTCTTGGGTTTCGAAAGCGATATACATGTATACAGACATGGCAAAGACACAAAACGTGTTCATTAGGATGCACATCAATAGCGTGTTCAGACGACCGGTACGTGCTGCTACTTTCCCTCACCTACACACAATTGTTTTCTCACTCGTAGCAAAGTCTGATTAAATTCGATCGTCGAGGGCAACTCGATAACGATCGATCGACGTCTTTCAAGTCTGAATCAGCGTTTCGGATTGATAACTGATACCGAGAGAGCACGGCGGCTTAGAGCTTAGTACCTCCAGGGTTTTGCGCCCCTGTGTgtacggagcttgcatgttctgaCCGTGCTTCGAGG from Ictalurus furcatus strain D&B chromosome 5, Billie_1.0, whole genome shotgun sequence includes these protein-coding regions:
- the LOC128607337 gene encoding uncharacterized protein LOC128607337, whose amino-acid sequence is MDGKEERADARESYTMLMELDAIARSHRTLRRELCISRLLIFCLLITCMVVCGVTYIQQVPGSKNNETVHKEKANETRTEFLTDGQENDIIDAQTPLLASLTLEKNFYSVSANLTWKSYHRCLDDFSLTDSGESLLIPQDGKYRLSLLITYWEQDPQEGQSVLTHFINNYPIGNSKPVTILSVYETVYKTSTWYKSMFSEVIHVFNEGDRVKVRSENASLIDSAGQPSTKNLLTVQLLSRL